Sequence from the Candidatus Omnitrophota bacterium genome:
ATTCGCCGCAGCTGCTGGATTTTGATAATAATTATATGAAATACAAAGACGGCAAGATTGGATTTAAAGATTACATAAAATGCCTCATAGCGGCAGCTGGGGAAAGCATGATCAATATAAAATCTTTTCCTAATATATATCTTTTAAACCAGACTCTTGAGGAAGAGGATAAGATAAATTTTAAACGCGCCAACAACGAAAAAGATGAGGTGGTCGATAAATTAAAGAAGGTCCTGTCTAAAAATGAAATTGAGGAACTATTGGCAAAGGTCGGACAGATGAAGATAGAGCGCATATCTCAAGCAGACTTTTACGCTTATCTTGCAAGAAAGGCCAAATCTATAAAGTTGGAGCTGAAAAATTACCCGGAACTGGAAAAATATATAATATACATTTCAATATACAGCGCTATAGACAGGACGAAAGTCGCTAAAGAGATGGATGCGCTGGAAGACAAGATACAGGAATCTTTGTATGAAAATGATACGCAAAGAGAGCTCGGTATTTTATCCAAAAATATTATACTGGAAAAGAATATGTTCAATATTTCGTTTACTCGGGAAGATTATGCCTATTATCAGGAGCATCGCGCCAGTTTCAGCGTGGAGAACTTCACGCGCTTTATCGACGCGAAAGCGCCTCTTTACAAGATACAGGCTAAGCTCGATAGCGGCATAGGCAGGCTGGATGTGTACCGCGAAAAGATGGAAGCGTTTTATGAGTGCTCCCTGGAAAGGGATAAAGCTTTTGTTAAAAATATAAAATTCACCGACCATGCCAGGCCGAATTCCATAATAATTACCGGAGGTTTTCATGCCCAGAACTTACGGGAATTGTTCGGAAAAGAAAACGTCTCCTATATTTCCGTAATGCCTAAGTTTACCAACCCTGCGGGTTATGAAAGCCCGTACTTAAGTAGATTGGCCGGACAAAGGACAGCGTTGGAAAATGTTATCGATACCGCGATCCCGGCAGTATTGAATTTACAGGTGGTAAATTTCCTGAATACAGTACTTGCCGTCAGGGTTGAAGGTCCGGCTAACCTGGCGAAATTCAGGCTCGCGGTTGCTATTATCTCAATGATAATGAGAGGGCAGGATTTTACCCTGATAATAGACAAGAAAGTTCCTATAAAGGGAATGGAGGATGGCGAAGACAAGGTAATTACCTTCACGGAAGCGGAGCTTGCCAAAGGCGTCAGCCCCACCATAAAATACGCTCGTGATGCGGGCGCTGATGTTATCGCGCGGGCCAACGCCATATTAACGGAGGTCAGCCGAGACGCTTTCATATTTAATTTGATTTCACCTCAAGGCCAGGTAAAGGCCGAAGAAGCTATGCCTGTGACGCCGACTGTTCAGGCGCCTTCCGCAACTATAGGCGGGATACCCGTAGTTGGACCATTCGCCGAAATTGTCGGAGGTCAGCCACGGCTGATACTTCCCGCTGAACAGGCTACAGCCGTCGCAAAACCGATTGGTCAACCAATATACGAAGCTGCCGTAGAGCCGGCTGTAGGAGTGGCAAGCTCTCTTAAGGATACGGCCACTCGCATAATAAGCCTTGTTGCGTCTGATGGAGATGAGGCTTTAGTGGGAAGATTCGGTCAGATAGCGCGAAACCTTGTTGGGCCCGATATTCATTTGAGTAGCTATGTGGATAACGCAGACAAGGGTGTTTGGATGCCGAAATTAAGAGAATTATTGGAAATAGAGTTAAAGAACTTTGTTGAAAATGATCTGCTGAAGCGCGCCCCGCTTATGGAGATAAGAATAAGAGAGGGCAAGGACACGCGTGAGGACGTGGAGCAAATGATAGGAGATGTCCTGACAAAATTAGGGTATCAGGAAAGAATGAAAGATATAAGAGATAGAATAAAATTAGTGCAGGTCCAAATTGAACAGGGTAAGCAGACCAACCCCGCAATAGAATTTTTTGCCGATATGGGAATGCTCGAATGCGCCAGGTATGTCAATGGAGATTATGGGGATGAAAAGACGCCCCCAGAGGATTTAAAAAATAGCTTCATCGCGCTTCTTAAGTTGTCGATAAAAAATGGAACAGATTTTGACGACAAAAATATAGATGAAATATTGGGCATGATATTTGCCGGGCATTTGCTGGAAATAAAACCCGCGGACTTTAAATCATTCGATGAATGGCACAAAGCGAACCGTCAGCTCATGCAATCCGTATAACTGGAGACGCTTTCCAAGTTAATCGGGAAGCTGCCCCTCATGGGGGACAGCTTCCCGATGCGATCGGAAGACGTCTCCATTTTTTTCTTGACAAATGAGACTAATATGGTATCATTTACGCATGGATAGAAAAGAGCCTATTATATGAAATTGATATCGAGAAATACGGACTACGCTGTCAGGGCAATATGCCATATGGCGCAGGAGAAGAATGCGATAGTGTCGGTGACCGAGTTGGTCAGGACATTAAAGATACCGCACCCATTCTTAAGGAAGATATTACAGACGCTTAATAAGAAAGGCATTCTCGAATCTCATAAAGGCGCGGGCGGCGGGTTTATATTGTCGAAAGATCCAAAGAAATTATATTTGACAGATATTATGGAGGCTTTCCAGGGTCCGTTCAAGCTGAACGAATGTTTTTTCAAAAAAGAGTTATGCCCAAATAGAAGGGCCTGCTTTCTTAAGCACAAGATAGATACTATAGAAGATCATATGTTTTCGGAATTAAAGACCATAACAATAGCGTCAATAATGGAGGGGCAATAAACAATGGCAAAGAGAAAGATAATAAAGATCGATGAAGAAAAATGCAACGGCTGCGGGTTGTGTATTCCGAACTGCCCTGAAGGAGCGCTGCAGATAATAGACGGTAAGGCGCGGCTGATAAGTGATCTATTTTGTGACGGACTGGGTGCCTGCATCGGCCATTGCCCGCAGGGCGCTATTAATATAGAGGAAAGAGAGGCCCAGAAGTATGATGAAAAGAGGGTAATGGAGAATATCGTAAAGCAGGGTAAAAATACAATAATAGCGCACTTAAGCCATCTTAAGGAGCACAACGAATTCGGTTATTTGAAAGAGGCTATGGATTTTCTTGTGGCAAAGGGCATAAAAATGAGGCCAGGTGATCTTATGAATACAATTCATCCTTCCAGGGGCGGGTGTCCCGGATCGAAAGTTATTGATTCAAGAAGGAAGGAAGCTTCAAAAAAAGATAAAGCGGCTGTCCAAAAAAATCAGTCGCAACTGGAGACATGGCCGGTGCAATTAAAGTTAGTGCCGGCTTTTGCGCCATTTTTAAACGGAGCCGATATCCTTATAGCGGCAGATTGCGTGGGATTCGCCTATCCCGATTTTCATGAAGACTTATTGAAGGGCAGGATTTTGCTCGTTGGGTGTCCGAAATTGGATGATGTCGTATATTATAAGGAGAAGATAACCCAAATAATAAGCAATAATGACATAAAGTCCATAACATACGCGCACATGGAAGTTCCGTGTTGTTTCGGACTTCTCCCGGCAATAAAAGACGCGATAGCCGAGTCCGGTAAAAAGGTGCCGTTTGAAGACGTTACAATAAGTATAAAAGGTGAGAGGTTAAAATGATCTTTCAGTGTCCCGGTTCAGGCAGGTTTAAGCAGCCTTATCCGGAAGCGATAAGATGCAGCGCATGCGGCCAAGAGGCCGAGATCTGGAGCGATGAGATAAAGACCACCTGCTTTAGCTGCGGGGCTATTATCTCTAAAAATATAGAGCAGGGCTGTTTTATGTGGTGTAAATACGCCAAGGAATGTATTGGCAAGGATGTTTATAATAAGTATACAAGTGATAAAAAAGAAAGGGAGGGGTAAGATGTTTTGTTATCAGTGTGAACAAGCAGCTGGCGGTACAGGATGCACTAAGATAGGGGTTTGCGGAAAGAATGAGGATATACAGAGCCTTCAGGATACGCTTCTGTATGGGTTAAAAGGGATAGCGGCTTACGCGTACCATGCCAGAGAGCTGGACGCGCGCAATGAAGATGTCGACGCGTTTATGCACGAAGCGCTTTTTAAGACGATTACAAACGTGAGTTTCGATCTTAATCAGCACCTGGCGATGGTATTGAAGTGCGGCCAGATGAATTTGAAGATAATGGAAGTTCTCGACAAAGCGCATACAGATAGATTTGGCAACCCTACTCCTACCGAAGTCGATACTGGTACAAGAGCCGGCCACGGCATACTTGTTACAGGACATGATCTTCTTATGCTGTCCGACCTTCTTGAGCAGACGGAAGGTACCGGCATAAATATTTATACCCACGGAGAGATGCTTCCCGCGCACGGTTATCCCGAGTTAAAGAAATTTAAGCATCTTGCGGGAAACTATGGCGGCGCGTGGCAGGATCAGAGGAAGGAATTTGCCGCCTTTTCAGGCCCTGTAATAGTAAATACCAATTGCGTAATGATACCCCCGCCTAATTCATATCTTGACAGGCTCTTTACCGTAGGGATACCGGGAGTGCCGGGCGCCAAGCATATAGAGGGTCATGATTTCTCCGTCGTAATAAAAAAGGCAAAAGAGCTTCCGGTGCTTGCGGCAGCGCCGGGCAAGAAGATATTGACCGGATTCCACTATACGGCTATTCTTGGCCTTGCCGATAAGATTGTGGGGTTGGTAAAGTCGGGTAAGATAAAGAGGTTCTTCTTAATAGGCGGATGCGACGGAGCGAAGCCGGGAAGAAATTATTACACAGAATTTGCCGAAAGGGTCCCGATGGATTGTGTAATACTTACAGTTGCCTGCGGCAAGTACCGTTTCAATAAATTAGATTTCGGCAATATCGAGGGAGTGCCAAGGCTTATAGATTTAGGTCAGTGCAATGATGCATATTCAGGTGTTCAGGTAGCGCTGGCGCTTGCGAAAGTCTTTAATTGCGACGTGAATGACCTGCCGTTATCTTTTGTTCTTTCGTGGTTTGAGCAGAAAGCGGTGGCAATTCTCTTAACGCTTTTATCTTTAGGGATAAAAGGCATCAGGATAGGCCCTACGCCCCCGGCCTTTATAACGCCCAATGTATTCAAGGTGCTGCAGGAGAAGTTTGACCTTAAATTGATCAAGACGCCGGAAGAAGATCTGAAAGAAATACTGAAGAAGTAATATTCTTTATTAAAAGTTAGTTATGTGTTAGAATGATAGACTCAATATAAGGAGAAATGTAATGAAAGACAAAGTGGAAGCTGCACTAAAGAAGATACGTCCGATGCTTCAGGCAGACGGTGGCGATATAGAACTTGTCGATGTCACAAAAGACGGAGTTGTCAAAGTAAAACTTACCGGCGCATGCGGCTGTTGTCCGATGAGCCAGATGACTCTGAAGAACGCCGTAGAGCAGAGACTGAAAAAAGAAGTGCCCGGTATAAAAGAAGTGGTCGCGGCATAACCAAAAAGCTGGGTGTAACTAATGGTTAGGCAAATACGTTTTAAAGGCAGTCCGCTTACACTTGTTGGAAGGCCCGCCAAGGCCGGTGTCTTGGCTCCGGATTTCAGGGTTATATCGCAGGACCTCAAAGAAATTTCTCTCGCCGCTTTTAGTGGCAAGATAAAGATTCTGACGTCGTTCCCATCGCTCGATACTCCGGTTTGCGATCTTCAGGTGAAAGAATTTAATAAAAAGGCGGCGGGCCTCTCCGGGGATGTTGCTATCGTCGGGATAAGCAAAGACCTGCCTTTTGCCCAGGCAAGATTCTGCCAGGATAACGAGATTAAAAACATTTCTGTCCTATCCGATTATAGATTTTCCTCATTTGGTATAAATTACGGATTGCTGATAAAAGAGTTAAATTTATTGGCGCGGTCTGTGATAATAGTCGATAAAAAAGACGCCATAAGATACGTTCAGGTGGTGGATGAATTGACCACGCCGCCTGATTATAACGATGTTCTTAATAATCTTAAGGATGTT
This genomic interval carries:
- the hcp gene encoding hydroxylamine reductase, giving the protein MFCYQCEQAAGGTGCTKIGVCGKNEDIQSLQDTLLYGLKGIAAYAYHARELDARNEDVDAFMHEALFKTITNVSFDLNQHLAMVLKCGQMNLKIMEVLDKAHTDRFGNPTPTEVDTGTRAGHGILVTGHDLLMLSDLLEQTEGTGINIYTHGEMLPAHGYPELKKFKHLAGNYGGAWQDQRKEFAAFSGPVIVNTNCVMIPPPNSYLDRLFTVGIPGVPGAKHIEGHDFSVVIKKAKELPVLAAAPGKKILTGFHYTAILGLADKIVGLVKSGKIKRFFLIGGCDGAKPGRNYYTEFAERVPMDCVILTVACGKYRFNKLDFGNIEGVPRLIDLGQCNDAYSGVQVALALAKVFNCDVNDLPLSFVLSWFEQKAVAILLTLLSLGIKGIRIGPTPPAFITPNVFKVLQEKFDLKLIKTPEEDLKEILKK
- a CDS encoding Rrf2 family transcriptional regulator, with the translated sequence MKLISRNTDYAVRAICHMAQEKNAIVSVTELVRTLKIPHPFLRKILQTLNKKGILESHKGAGGGFILSKDPKKLYLTDIMEAFQGPFKLNECFFKKELCPNRRACFLKHKIDTIEDHMFSELKTITIASIMEGQ
- a CDS encoding 4Fe-4S binding protein, with protein sequence MAKRKIIKIDEEKCNGCGLCIPNCPEGALQIIDGKARLISDLFCDGLGACIGHCPQGAINIEEREAQKYDEKRVMENIVKQGKNTIIAHLSHLKEHNEFGYLKEAMDFLVAKGIKMRPGDLMNTIHPSRGGCPGSKVIDSRRKEASKKDKAAVQKNQSQLETWPVQLKLVPAFAPFLNGADILIAADCVGFAYPDFHEDLLKGRILLVGCPKLDDVVYYKEKITQIISNNDIKSITYAHMEVPCCFGLLPAIKDAIAESGKKVPFEDVTISIKGERLK
- a CDS encoding NifU family protein, which encodes MKDKVEAALKKIRPMLQADGGDIELVDVTKDGVVKVKLTGACGCCPMSQMTLKNAVEQRLKKEVPGIKEVVAA